From Nguyenibacter vanlangensis, one genomic window encodes:
- a CDS encoding glycosyltransferase family 2 protein: protein MVRILRAGGDMLGAKPTARTERIAVSLRHRLLQRARHLAERIPASLPAPGRALARHGLRLAYWIATPRLTGARLAAMRRRLDEVLADRAVRRIAPLRHLARHPASCHPAQGGHYVLQAAPAGYVYVPRARPPDFAERLAALAGISFSVVAPAGWGAPEATAGMIASVTAQWFPHWTLILAGPAETMPPTAHPQITTLHVPAGGRIAAINAAIRRAEGDFVVLLDPDQELTPDCLYAFATRIAAGDAEFLYADEDRIDPDGGYTQPFFKPDWSPDTLLSLPYTGRVSCIRRSLLHRTGPLREEHEGAEHWDLALRVTEQTRHIGHVSQILFHDRHPPDRPPCRNAGRKTRQDAFRRRGLAAMIEPIAQAPCHDRVRYAVRGTPLISIVIPTRDNGPVLARCIASLARASWRHVEIVILDNGSADPETLNILSGLDERTDIRVIRHDAPFNFSELNNIGARQARGDILLFLNDDTELHTADALDRMAGYAQLPHIGAVGAKLLYPALMQVQHVGVVNLDDGPGHAFLRHAADDPGYVLRNIADYNWSAVTGACLMIERPKFDAVQGFDEDFPVAYNDIDLCFRLLEQGLYNVSCPAAIYLHHESLSRGQDAASAERRARLDRERHRLYRRHPGFLMHDPWYNPNLRQHGAPFAIVA, encoded by the coding sequence ATGGTCCGAATCCTGCGCGCGGGGGGCGACATGCTGGGGGCGAAACCGACCGCACGGACCGAACGGATCGCCGTCTCCCTTCGTCATCGCCTGCTGCAACGGGCACGGCATCTGGCGGAAAGGATACCGGCTTCACTGCCGGCTCCCGGGCGCGCCCTGGCGCGGCACGGCCTGCGTCTCGCCTATTGGATCGCGACACCCCGGCTGACCGGGGCCCGTCTCGCGGCCATGCGCCGCCGGCTGGACGAGGTGCTGGCCGATCGGGCCGTCCGTCGAATCGCCCCCCTGCGCCACCTGGCCCGCCACCCCGCATCCTGCCATCCTGCACAGGGCGGTCATTATGTGTTGCAGGCCGCGCCGGCCGGCTATGTCTACGTGCCCCGTGCCCGGCCGCCCGACTTCGCCGAACGCCTGGCGGCGCTGGCCGGGATTTCCTTTTCCGTCGTCGCGCCGGCCGGCTGGGGGGCGCCCGAGGCGACGGCAGGGATGATCGCATCGGTCACGGCGCAATGGTTTCCCCATTGGACGCTGATCCTGGCCGGACCCGCCGAAACCATGCCCCCGACCGCGCATCCGCAGATCACGACCCTGCATGTGCCGGCCGGCGGCCGGATCGCGGCGATCAACGCGGCGATCCGCCGGGCGGAGGGCGATTTCGTCGTGCTCCTCGACCCCGACCAGGAGCTGACGCCGGATTGTCTCTACGCCTTCGCGACCCGCATCGCCGCCGGCGACGCGGAGTTCCTGTATGCCGATGAAGACAGGATCGACCCGGACGGCGGTTACACGCAGCCATTTTTCAAACCGGACTGGTCGCCGGACACGCTGCTCAGCCTGCCTTATACCGGCCGGGTCAGTTGCATCCGCCGCAGCCTGCTGCATCGCACCGGGCCGCTGCGCGAGGAACATGAAGGGGCCGAACATTGGGACCTGGCGCTTCGCGTGACCGAACAGACCCGGCATATCGGCCATGTTTCCCAGATATTGTTCCATGACCGGCATCCGCCCGACCGGCCTCCATGCCGCAACGCCGGCCGCAAAACCCGCCAGGACGCGTTCCGCCGCCGCGGCCTGGCGGCCATGATCGAACCGATCGCCCAGGCCCCCTGCCACGATCGGGTCCGATACGCCGTGCGCGGCACGCCGCTGATTTCGATCGTCATCCCCACGCGCGACAACGGCCCGGTCCTCGCGCGCTGCATCGCATCCCTGGCGCGCGCGTCCTGGCGCCATGTCGAAATCGTCATTCTCGATAACGGGTCGGCCGATCCCGAAACGCTGAACATCCTGTCCGGCCTTGACGAACGGACCGATATCCGCGTCATCCGTCACGACGCGCCGTTCAATTTTTCGGAACTCAACAATATCGGCGCGCGGCAGGCGCGTGGCGACATCCTGCTGTTCCTGAACGACGATACCGAATTGCACACGGCCGACGCGCTCGATCGGATGGCGGGATACGCCCAGTTGCCGCATATCGGCGCGGTCGGGGCCAAGCTGCTCTATCCCGCACTGATGCAGGTCCAGCATGTCGGCGTCGTCAATCTCGATGACGGGCCCGGCCATGCATTCCTGCGCCACGCCGCCGATGATCCCGGTTACGTCCTGCGCAACATCGCCGATTATAACTGGTCGGCGGTCACCGGCGCCTGCCTGATGATCGAACGGCCGAAATTCGACGCCGTGCAGGGATTCGACGAAGATTTCCCGGTCGCCTATAACGATATCGATCTTTGTTTCCGCTTGCTGGAACAGGGATTGTACAATGTGTCCTGTCCCGCCGCGATCTATCTGCACCACGAATCCCTCTCGCGCGGGCAGGATGCCGCCAGCGCCGAACGCCGCGCGCGCCTCGATCGGGAACGGCATCGCCTCTATCGGCGGCATCCCGGTTTTCTGATGCATGATCCCTGGTACAATCCCAATCTGCGCCAGCACGGCGCGCCTTTCGCGATCGTGGCGTAG
- a CDS encoding alginate export family protein, whose product MCIPARAPAADTARTTAPVAIQHDGKQATGPVSRPPIQTFPHAGPVGQPRRLTPAQLAAPTSTHGPWGVFNAGNGESAGFGPIGRYGVNPAAENWQYLRNPHLHDDPFDALKFIPLNRSGTIWLTFSGETRVRNWFEQRPNLGTRSPNDSGRMSIRNLYGADLHLGEHVRLFTQLINADSAGWSAYGYNTTYRKRLDVQQAFLELTGRVAGAHAGFIFGRQQFLDAPSYILYARETPSVPLSWNGFRTYAFWPRIRIDAYDFVQTNDSYTSMFRDTENYQNRLYGFNTTWAPGPIAVGRERMQSFLDLFYIGYKLAGSAAAIPTATKSASGATTRNNFGFRWHGSAPSFEFSVGGVWQGGTFNYATTNRARDVSAFAVNSIIGYRHTPSPLHPFMGVQADIYSGGDAAPTRGTVGTYIAPYSPQTNYLDTTTYIAPSNLVSLSPVLRITPRDYVSFQLKAPFMWREDANAPIFTSSARYTFPRPYNGGFIGVVPQAALSLQLNRHLNWTQYVARFVTSNGLKAAGASDGTYYQSNFVFRF is encoded by the coding sequence ATGTGCATTCCGGCCCGGGCACCTGCCGCTGATACGGCCCGGACAACCGCGCCGGTCGCGATTCAGCATGACGGCAAGCAGGCCACCGGCCCCGTGTCGCGCCCGCCCATCCAGACCTTTCCCCATGCCGGCCCGGTCGGCCAGCCCCGTCGCCTCACCCCGGCGCAGCTCGCCGCCCCGACCTCGACCCATGGGCCGTGGGGCGTGTTCAATGCCGGCAACGGCGAATCCGCGGGCTTCGGCCCGATCGGGCGCTACGGCGTCAATCCGGCCGCCGAAAACTGGCAATATCTGCGCAACCCCCACCTGCATGACGACCCGTTCGACGCGTTGAAATTCATTCCCCTCAACCGCTCGGGCACCATCTGGCTCACCTTCTCGGGCGAAACCCGGGTGCGCAACTGGTTCGAACAGCGCCCGAATCTCGGCACCCGCAGCCCCAATGATTCCGGTCGGATGTCCATCCGCAACCTCTATGGCGCCGATCTGCATCTCGGCGAGCATGTGCGGCTGTTCACGCAGTTGATCAACGCCGATTCCGCCGGCTGGTCCGCCTATGGCTACAATACGACCTATCGCAAGCGCCTGGACGTGCAGCAGGCATTCCTGGAACTGACGGGGCGCGTCGCCGGGGCGCATGCCGGGTTCATCTTCGGGCGCCAGCAATTCCTCGATGCGCCATCCTATATCCTCTATGCGCGCGAGACACCTTCGGTGCCCCTCTCATGGAACGGGTTCCGGACCTACGCCTTCTGGCCGCGCATCCGCATCGACGCCTATGATTTCGTGCAGACGAACGATTCCTACACGTCCATGTTCCGCGATACCGAAAATTACCAGAACCGGCTTTACGGTTTCAACACGACCTGGGCGCCGGGCCCGATCGCGGTCGGCCGCGAACGGATGCAGAGCTTCCTGGACCTGTTCTATATCGGCTACAAGCTGGCCGGCAGCGCCGCCGCGATCCCGACGGCGACCAAATCCGCATCCGGTGCCACCACGCGCAATAATTTCGGCTTCCGCTGGCACGGCTCGGCGCCCTCCTTCGAATTCTCGGTCGGCGGCGTGTGGCAGGGGGGCACGTTCAACTACGCCACCACCAACCGCGCCCGCGACGTCAGCGCGTTCGCGGTGAATTCCATCATCGGCTATCGCCACACGCCGTCGCCGCTGCATCCGTTCATGGGCGTGCAGGCCGACATCTATTCAGGCGGCGACGCCGCCCCGACCAGGGGCACGGTCGGGACCTACATCGCCCCCTACAGCCCACAGACCAACTATCTGGACACCACGACCTATATCGCGCCCTCCAATCTGGTCAGCCTCTCGCCGGTGCTGCGAATCACGCCGCGCGATTATGTCAGCTTCCAGCTCAAGGCCCCCTTCATGTGGCGCGAGGACGCCAACGCGCCGATCTTCACCTCGTCGGCGCGCTATACTTTCCCCCGGCCCTATAATGGCGGCTTCATCGGGGTGGTGCCGCAGGCGGCGCTTTCGCTGCAGTTGAACCGCCATCTGAACTGGACGCAATATGTCGCCCGCTTCGTCACGTCGAACGGGCTGAAGGCGGCCGGCGCGTCCGACGGAACCTATTACCAGTCCAATTTCGTGTTCCGGTTCTGA
- a CDS encoding MFS transporter, translated as MARVIWDRIVDKGFLKAGHAPTLLAAFLYFDVSFMVWVLLGPLGIAISHDLHLNAGQKGLLVATPVLAGAAFRVVAGGLVDLFGPRRVAIGAQLLVIAGLALAWLLAPHSYAAMFGIALVLGVAGASFAIALPLASAWYPPRYQGTALGIAGAGNSGTALASLFAPGLAILVGWVNVIGLATLPLTGVLAAFLLLAREPAQRPVSPGISGWWPVLRSADCWCLMFFYSVTFGGFVGLASFLTIYFNDQYALPPAVAGTCTALVVFVGSFVRPLGGALADRIGGMRALTLIYAAAGLVFGAIGTGLPSIYLAFPAFFLGMIALGLGNGAVFQLVPARFPHKVGVLTGLVGMSGGFGGFYLASSLGAARQATGSYGPGFLAFAAIAGAALACVLACKRRWSPTSAMADAGERTTAAI; from the coding sequence ATGGCGCGCGTCATCTGGGATCGTATTGTGGACAAGGGATTCCTCAAGGCCGGCCATGCGCCGACCCTGCTTGCCGCGTTCCTGTATTTCGACGTCTCGTTCATGGTGTGGGTGCTGCTGGGCCCGCTGGGCATCGCCATTTCCCATGACCTGCACCTGAATGCCGGGCAGAAAGGGCTGCTGGTGGCCACGCCGGTGCTGGCCGGCGCGGCTTTCCGGGTCGTGGCCGGCGGGCTGGTCGACCTGTTCGGCCCGCGCCGGGTCGCCATCGGCGCCCAGCTTCTGGTGATTGCCGGTCTGGCCCTGGCCTGGCTGCTGGCGCCGCACAGCTATGCCGCGATGTTTGGCATCGCCCTGGTGTTGGGGGTGGCCGGGGCGTCATTCGCCATCGCGCTGCCCCTGGCCTCGGCCTGGTATCCGCCGCGCTACCAGGGGACGGCGCTGGGCATTGCCGGGGCCGGGAATTCGGGCACGGCGCTGGCGTCGCTGTTCGCGCCGGGACTGGCGATTCTGGTCGGTTGGGTGAACGTGATCGGACTGGCCACGCTGCCGTTGACCGGGGTGCTGGCGGCCTTCCTGCTGCTGGCGCGCGAACCTGCGCAGCGGCCGGTTTCGCCCGGGATATCCGGTTGGTGGCCGGTGCTGCGGTCGGCGGATTGCTGGTGCCTGATGTTCTTCTACAGCGTCACCTTCGGCGGGTTCGTCGGGCTGGCCTCGTTCCTGACCATCTATTTCAACGACCAGTACGCGCTGCCGCCTGCCGTCGCGGGCACCTGCACGGCCCTGGTCGTCTTTGTCGGGTCGTTCGTGCGGCCGCTGGGCGGGGCGCTGGCCGACCGGATCGGCGGCATGCGGGCGCTGACGCTGATCTATGCCGCGGCGGGGCTGGTGTTCGGGGCCATCGGGACGGGATTGCCGTCGATCTACCTGGCGTTTCCCGCCTTTTTCCTGGGCATGATCGCGCTGGGGCTGGGCAATGGCGCGGTGTTCCAACTGGTGCCGGCGCGCTTTCCGCACAAGGTCGGCGTGCTGACCGGGCTGGTGGGGATGAGCGGCGGGTTCGGCGGGTTCTATCTGGCATCGTCGCTGGGCGCGGCGCGGCAGGCGACCGGTTCCTATGGTCCGGGCTTTCTGGCCTTCGCCGCCATTGCCGGCGCGGCCCTGGCCTGCGTGCTGGCCTGCAAGCGCCGCTGGTCGCCCACGTCCGCCATG